A region from the Pseudomonas sp. KU26590 genome encodes:
- a CDS encoding aspartate-semialdehyde dehydrogenase, translated as MSQSFDIAVIGATGTVGETIVQILEERDFPVGDLHLLASVESAGSSVPYRGKNVRVREVDAFDFSKANIVFFAAGAAVTRSYAERATAAGCVVIDLSAGLSVEQAPNVVPEVNGARLADLAKPQQVACPSSSAAALALVLAPLRALLNIERITVTACLAVSSMGREGVTELARQTAELLNVRPLEPKVFDRQMAFNVLAQVGKPDADGHVPLEKRLVSELRELLSLPLIKVGVSCIQVPVFFGDSLSVSVQTSEAVDIRAVNAALETAEGIELVEAGDYPTPVGDAVGQDAVYVGRLRGGVDDGCELNFWVTLDNVRKGAALNAVQVAELLIKDVA; from the coding sequence ATGAGTCAGTCCTTTGATATCGCCGTGATTGGCGCCACCGGTACTGTCGGCGAAACCATCGTCCAGATTCTCGAAGAGCGCGACTTCCCGGTCGGCGATTTGCACCTGCTCGCCAGCGTCGAATCGGCCGGAAGCTCGGTGCCGTACCGTGGCAAGAACGTCCGTGTACGTGAAGTCGACGCCTTTGATTTCAGCAAGGCCAACATTGTCTTCTTCGCAGCAGGCGCTGCCGTGACACGCAGTTATGCCGAGCGCGCCACCGCCGCCGGTTGTGTGGTTATCGACCTTTCCGCTGGGTTGTCGGTGGAGCAGGCGCCGAATGTGGTGCCCGAGGTCAATGGCGCCCGCCTGGCTGATCTGGCCAAACCGCAGCAGGTTGCCTGCCCGAGTTCCAGCGCTGCCGCCCTCGCACTGGTGCTGGCGCCGTTGCGCGCACTGCTGAATATCGAGCGGATCACCGTGACGGCGTGCCTGGCGGTGTCGAGCATGGGCCGCGAAGGGGTCACCGAACTGGCCCGGCAAACCGCCGAGCTGCTCAACGTTCGCCCGCTGGAACCCAAGGTGTTTGACCGGCAGATGGCGTTCAATGTGCTCGCCCAGGTGGGCAAGCCTGACGCTGACGGTCATGTGCCACTGGAAAAACGTTTGGTCAGCGAGTTGCGCGAGTTGCTCTCGCTGCCTTTAATCAAGGTCGGCGTGAGTTGCATCCAGGTGCCGGTGTTCTTCGGCGACAGTCTGAGCGTGTCGGTGCAGACAAGCGAGGCGGTCGACATCAGGGCGGTCAATGCCGCGCTTGAAACTGCCGAGGGCATCGAGCTGGTTGAGGCTGGCGATTACCCGACGCCAGTGGGCGACGCCGTAGGACAGGATGCTGTCTATGTAGGACGTTTACGCGGGGGCGTCGACGACGGTTGTGAGCTGAATTTCTGGGTCACGCTGGACAATGTGCGCAAGGGCGCGGCCTTGAACGCTGTGCAGGTGGCTGAGTTGTTGATAAAAGATGTTGCGTAA